A stretch of Aureispira sp. CCB-E DNA encodes these proteins:
- a CDS encoding DUF5713 family protein produces MLNQSELKTKGIKNYKFLSQMYLDSYFPKSPVDKVKNVLLEVCFEIESTPPKDLKELYAITHRATEKINDLQNDFYDNGSEIETVARETISLDFEFIAKSYGFEADLETLVAPRDW; encoded by the coding sequence ATGCTAAATCAAAGTGAATTAAAGACTAAGGGTATAAAAAATTACAAATTTCTAAGTCAAATGTACCTCGACTCCTATTTTCCAAAATCTCCAGTAGATAAGGTTAAAAATGTATTGCTCGAAGTTTGTTTTGAAATTGAAAGTACTCCTCCTAAAGACTTAAAAGAATTATATGCCATTACTCATAGAGCTACAGAAAAAATTAACGACTTGCAAAATGATTTTTACGACAATGGAAGCGAAATAGAGACCGTGGCTAGAGAAACGATTTCTTTAGATTTTGAGTTCATTGCAAAATCATATGGATTTGAAGCTGATTTAGAAACGCTCGTTGCTCCTAGAGATTGGTAG